Genomic segment of Pirellulales bacterium:
CGGGCCGCCGAAAAGCGGGGCATTCCCGCCCGGCGGATGAACTCGGGCAGCCTGGTCCAGTTGGGCTATGGCGCTCGCCAGCACCGCATTTGCACGGCCGAGACCGATCGTACCGGCGCCATTGCCGAGTCGATCGCCCAGGATAAAGAACTCACCCGCACCCTGCTGACGCAGGTGGGCGTGCCCGTGCCCAAGGGGCGCCCGGTCACCGATGCCGAAGACGCCTGGGAAGCCGCGCAAGAGATTGGCGTCCCCGTGGTCGTTAAGCCGCAATACGGCAATCAAGGCCGCGGCGTGATTACGAACCTCACGACGCGTGAGCAGGTGATGGCCGCGTTTGCCGCCGCCAAGGAGGAAGGCTCGAGCATCATGGTCGAGCAGTTCGCCCCCGGCGACGATTACCGCATTCTGGTGATTGGCGACAAGATGATCGCCGCCGCCCGCCGCGAGCCGGCTCACGTCGTTGGCGATGGTGTCTCGACGATTCGCCACCTGGTGGACGAGGTCAACAAAGATCCGCGCCGCAGCGATGACCACGCCACGGTGCTCACCAAAATCAAGCTCGAAACGATCGCCTTGGCCCTGTTGGCCGAGCAGGGTTTTACCCCCGACTCGGTGCCGCCAGCCGGCCAGCGCGTGCTGATTCGCCGCAACGCCAACCTGAGCACCGGCGGCACCGCCACCGACGTCACCGACCTGGTCCATCCGGAAGTGGCCGCCCGGGCCGTCGAAGCCGCGCAAATGATCGGCCTCGATATCGCGGGGGTCGACATCGTGGCGACGGACATCTCGTTGCCCCTCGAACAGCAGCGCGGCGTAATCGTCGAAGTCAACGCCGGCCCCGGACTGCGGATGCACTTGCAGCCGTCGACCGGTCAGCCCCGCCCCGTGGGCGAAGCGATCGTCGATCACCTGTTCCCCGAAGGGCAATCGGCTCGCATTCCCATCGTGGCCGTCACCGGCGTGAACGGCAAAACCACGACCACGCGGTTCATCGCCCACATCTTGCGCACGCTCGGCCGCAAGGTGGGTATGACCTGCACCGATGGCATCTTCATCAACGACCGGCGAATCGAAGCCGGCGACTGCAGCGGCCCCATGAGCGCCCAGGCCGTGCTGATGAACCCAACCGTCGACGCCGCCGTGCTCGAAACCGCCCGGGGTGGCATCCTGCGGGCAGGCTTGGGCTTCGACCGCTGCGACGTGTCGGTCGTCACCAACATTGGCGAAGGCGACCACCTGGGCCTCTCCGATATCGAAACGCTCGACAAGCTGGCGGCCGTCAAGCGGACGATCGTCGAGGCCACGAGTGCCGACGGCGCCGTGGTGCTCAAAGCCACCGATCCGCTCGTGGCCGACATGGCCCGCTATGCCCGGGCCAGCGTGATCTTCTTCGCGCTCGACGGCGAGGAGCCGACGATCCTCGCCCATCGCCAAGAGGGCGGGCGGGCCAT
This window contains:
- the cphA gene encoding cyanophycin synthetase, which translates into the protein MEFRKVLALRGPNIWANFPVLEAWVDLKEFSDRPSDQIPGFNARLMAWLPSLVEHRCSTGQRGGFFERLRRGTYLGHILEHVALELQTLAGTPVGFGRARETSEEGVYRVVVQYKEEELARKCLEAARALCLAAVHDQPFDVAAQVKQLELEAHDICLGPSTASIVRAAEKRGIPARRMNSGSLVQLGYGARQHRICTAETDRTGAIAESIAQDKELTRTLLTQVGVPVPKGRPVTDAEDAWEAAQEIGVPVVVKPQYGNQGRGVITNLTTREQVMAAFAAAKEEGSSIMVEQFAPGDDYRILVIGDKMIAAARREPAHVVGDGVSTIRHLVDEVNKDPRRSDDHATVLTKIKLETIALALLAEQGFTPDSVPPAGQRVLIRRNANLSTGGTATDVTDLVHPEVAARAVEAAQMIGLDIAGVDIVATDISLPLEQQRGVIVEVNAGPGLRMHLQPSTGQPRPVGEAIVDHLFPEGQSARIPIVAVTGVNGKTTTTRFIAHILRTLGRKVGMTCTDGIFINDRRIEAGDCSGPMSAQAVLMNPTVDAAVLETARGGILRAGLGFDRCDVSVVTNIGEGDHLGLSDIETLDKLAAVKRTIVEATSADGAVVLKATDPLVADMARYARASVIFFALDGEEPTILAHRQEGGRAIFVRHGMVILAEGEVEIPLVALENVPLAHGGRISFQVENTLASAAAAWALGVPRDAIRAGLESFAADKHKVPGRFNLLEIAGATVIVDYGHNVSALSALIEAIEQFPQSRRTVVYSAAGDRRDCDMVRQGQLLGEAFDRVILYEDHYLRGREEGEIMRLFREGLAAGARVGQVQNFKGNIKAIETALRDVRAGELLVLQADMIDETMDFLARYLAEKGTGHEIDLRDAIDLPASEAADYYASQVVD